A stretch of DNA from Takifugu rubripes chromosome 15, fTakRub1.2, whole genome shotgun sequence:
AGTTTCCCACATTGGTTTAGGTCACCGGAGTGAGCGCATGGTTCAAGTGACCATTAGAATTATCCTGAGTGATTCGTTTTTAAGAAAAGGTGACTGAAATTTATTTCTGTGCATCTCTTAGAGGAGCCAGCTGCTCGGCTAACCTCAAAGATGCAAAACAGGCCTCTGAGCATCCATTTAAATAATGGCTACAACCCAccttgttcttgtttttttcaacacccccctcctccctcttttttctgctCTATATCAGTTCTTTTTTGAGACATAGCAGTTTTACTGTGAATAATGGATGGGGGCTGGAAAAGGCAGGCAACAGCGCAGCGAAAGGGCAGAGAAAGGATCCCTAATTTCCAGCAGGACATGCTCGCATAGAAAACGAGAAAAGTGAGCAGGAACATCTACTAGCttgtaaagaaatgaaaatattgAACCCAGTCAGTCAAGAACGGCTcactttagaaaaaaaaaaggcccattTGATGAAATATGTTGTgtaggatttttttaaaagaacttaaccaaaaaacaagaatattatatattattgtttttgtttcaagGATTATTGACCGAATACCAGAATTCAGACATATTAAGAAGAATGattgaaggtcagaggtcagatatTGATCTGAAGGAACGAGAAAGCCCAAATAGATAACAAAGGGCCTTCATACCTTCAAAGAATCAATAATACTAATATGCAGACAGGTCATTTAAACGAGGTAAAGCAGCCGTTTAGAGCCTTTAATGAGCAACAGACCTCAGATCTGCTGGAGCCGTTTCAGATGTCTGATGATCGGCCTGGAGCCTGCGGGGCCGTGGCTgccgctgaagctgctgaatgtTGATGGCTCTGTTTAAGCTAATCGCATCTGAGCTCCATCCATTGGCCTGTTGTTTGCGTGATATAGCACCTCATCACGCCCGGCCTGCTCCGGCCGTCACGGCCCGCTTAATGATCGCCTCCTGACATGTCGGCCTTCTGATGCGAGGCCCATTTAATGCACAGGTTTGTCTCCACTAAttgatttcttttaatttacTCCAAGTTGGCTCCACCGAGCACTTTGACAGTTGATTACACTGCTAAGAGAGTTCACCTTGAGAGGGGTGTATAAATAACACGCCCTACATGCGAGGGGATGCAGCCATCAACCCTGATTAAATCAGGATCAAATTACAGCCCATTATCACTCACCACAAACTAGCGTAGCCTGACTAGCTTTTGGAAAATGGCGACGCCGACGAGGCCGAACACTCCAGCTTGGTTTTCGGCGCCTGGGTTCAGCGTGGGTGAAACATCGCGGGCTGAATTCGCCCGAGCTCTCGCCGCTGCGTCCCTCTTGGCGTCTGAGTGCATAGCTCTGTTGGGAAGATGGATACACACCCGGCCAAGTAGCCAAATGTGCATTCCGCTCCTGCATTCTATTGTCAGCACTCCatataaaaacatcaaatattgaAGAGGTCCATTAACATGGGTCAGAAATTGATggctgcttctctttggggcGGGGGGAGCGGGATgggaatgggggggtgggggcggggaaCAGTCAAAAAGCGGCGAAGGCTTTGCGTGTGTTTTCCTTTACGTGTATGTTTCAAATGTGTTTACGCGGAGTCTAAGGTAGCGTtcaacaccaccagcacctctgGATGGCTGTATCCTCTCCCTCCCCGAGGAAGCTCACCGCCGCTGGCCTCGGCATGTTTCACATAGATCTTCCCCGTGGCCGATGAAAGGTCGTCAAAACGAATAGAGAATGCCGAAGCTCCTGAATTTGGGGAGGTTGCcaagaaaggtcaaaggtcaggacaaAACCTCCACTGAATTCGGGAAGCAGGAATggaagggaaaaggaaaagtgCTTCAATgccccctttctttttttagcaCACAGGGCACATCTCACCATCTTTAATGAAAAGAACCAGGTAATGAAATCCCATAATTCTTTGCTATAGCtgtacaaaaagaaagaaaaaaagacctgCTCATGATTGACACTGCGTAATGATGCAGTCGGCTTCTCTGTGTCGTCTTCTAAATCCTAATGGATTCTCCTCCAGACGTCTCTTGGATATAATGACATTTTGCGCAGAGGTTAAAGTTGACAGGGAAAAGGACACAGGAGGCAGAATTTGGATCCCGTCACCACTGTAAAGACCCCCGGGGGACATCTGTTCTTCATCTTTCATCTGTTCTGACCTTTCACTGGAGATCAGGGTGAGTTATTAACACCTCCTGTGACACATGTGGTACTACAACAATAACATCTCCAGGTAgctggttagcatgctaatataTAAAATTACCTTCTGGTTACCCTTTACTCATGAATTGCTGCATTTTACTACTTAATTTCAATACTTACTTCCTGGGGATGTGCTACCGTGTTTGTTTGAGCCCAGTATGGACGTCAAACCTCTCATAACCTGTGCTCTATTTAGCTTCATTATGCTGCCCGGACCACAGCAACTGGCTACTGCTTTGATTATTTTGATTGATAATATCATGGTAGCTTATCAGTTATTCACTGAACCAGTAGCTGCAACCGCTAGCAGTTTTAGCCCCGAACAGGTACCACTCGGGCGCGCTATACCTCTTTTCTGACATTCTGACAATGAAATGTCAAGCATCTTTCTTCCTCTAACACAGTGTTcatctgtgttgccatggcgtcgCTGTTTGTGGGTTGAAAGCAGAGTGGAGGGATGAAAAAGAGCGAAAACACAACACGACTACTAAAATATTAAGACATTTCCTTTATGCAACGGGGCCAGATTTAGACCACAGAGCACAGGTCAGGGGGGAAGCTGGAGAAACGACGCCTGTGGTGCCGCTTTTACTCCGAGGTGGCAGGAAATAGTGCGGTGGAGACGGCCCCGCCTGCCATCTGCGCCTCGTCAATTTCTGCAATTAATTGCAAGTGTGTGGGCTGTGTTTGAGCTCCTCATATTGCCCTGCAAGATTTGCATGATCCCATGAATAACAATCATCTGACAAGCAAAACGTTTTCAGAGACTGGGAGCCGCGGAGCTCCGTATAGGAGCGAGTGTAAAATGGCAAATCTCCATCATTTGCTCCTGATTTATAATGAAGGGCAGATTTTACACGAAATGTCATTAAAGAGATAAGTGACGATGGAACGTCACCCTCTGTGGCAGAGAAAGTCAGGCCTGGCTCCTGTTTTTGGTGATTTATTGAAGCTCCTGACACCCAGGGTGCAGAACGTGCAGCTGTTGGAGGTCACCTTCTCCAGCGGCTGCCTCTGCATCCAGGAGACGCAGGAGAGTCGGGAGATGCCGTTCACTCGCCGTCAGGCGTTGAATGTGGACGTTCGTGGAGAAAGTGGTGCATCGTGGTTGACGCTGATGTCAGCTGATGGTTCAGTGTCACAGTGTTTGGCTTTAAGAGTCAGAGAGATGTGTTTTACATCCCCATGCGAGCCTGCCTGATCTCAGATCCGATTGGTTTTTGAAATGGTTTGTCTGTGATAATTCGGTGGAGGTGAAGTGAATCATATATGCGTGTTGGGAGCAGGAGGATGGGGGGAAGAACGGGCCCAGAACGTGTTGACAAAGACCTCCCGCTGCTCGCCACGCACGCTCATGCAGGAGCATCATCGGGTCTCGCCTGCCGCCTGCTGGTCATCGTTGGAACTACACGCGTGTTTCCATTTGGAGTTGACCGACTCAGACTAGAAACACCACATCCCACATGTGTACTCATTCTGTCTGAGCCAAAGTTGTGACTCACCTCTTCTGGCAGGCTGCTGACAGGGAAAGACTGGTTGTAGTGGGAAAAAATATAGAAACCTGAGAGTTTCATGGCGTAAATAAAAAGGTGTTGCTCTGACAGGAAATATGAGGTTCCATCAGTGCTCATTGGAGTCGTGGGTCATGCTGCCGATTTGATTGGTGTGCAGGCTGCCCATGCAGGTTCCCCACCGGTTCAGGCGACATCTGCGTAGGAGCTGGGACCGTTTCGCTTCAAACGCCATCAGGAAAAGTGTCCTGCGGATAATTAGCACTGCACTCTTCTCTCCCCTGGCCAGATtatccagcaccccccccccctccctcaaccCTCCAGTCGGCCACCATCAACATTTTTCTCATTGTTAATCACTTGTGTCAGCTTCTGGTAATTAAAGACAATTAATCATGAGTGATTCACTGTGTCTCCGTCGATCCTCGTGAGCATTGCACTTCACACTTGGAATTGGTAAAGGTGAACCTGGATTTATTAAGTGCACGTCGCCAGGTAGTCGACTCCCCGGTGATAAGCAGCATGCTGCAAGTGCTTTGGCTTACACTGCCTCGAGGCGAGCCATAAAGGCCAGGTGGAGATTAAATTACATTAATTTCATCACCGGACGCTCTGACCCAGAGTGACTTACAAGACAAGGAGGATGGAGTGATGAGCTGCAGTGCAACTACTGCCAAAGCACTGAAAACATGACTGAAGCGTCTCACACCTCTCTTATGTGCCAAATTAGTTCTTATGCTGTTGTGACGACCGTCTCTCCATTTTGTCTTTCCTCATGTGGAAGGCGGTGACATAATTGGCCACATTGCTGCATTCGTCACACCAGAGTGGCTTCTTCCTCGTGGGTATTTCCAGTTTAAAATCCCAGAGCGCGCATTACTGCATGTAAATTAACAACAGCGTGACTTCTTGGGTCTCAGTGAGCAATTTCAGAGCTCTTCTTTTACACCTGAGATTATTGGATTAGTGTTGTAACAGTCAACGGTGTCCCTGAACAGTGGCCACTGAGCTAGCATGCAGGGGCAGCCTCACAGGCCTCGGTATCATCctcagtttccatggtgacagcaGCCGTCTCCACATTGTCTGTAAAGGAAATTAGACTGACTGCAAACAGAATATTTACAACAATCTGCCGCACGCTGGAGACACGTCTTGTTTGCAGGACGAGCTGCGATTGGGCGAATGTGTTCAGATCCGTAATGGGATGCAAACCGAGAGCGAAAACACAACATATATAACAAATAAAAGTGCGCCACACACTGATGATTCAGAGCTGAGGGATGAAAGAGCAGAGATGACTCATGTACAGATACGTGATGTTACCTTTAATTAACAACACGCCACAGATTCACAAGGCTGCCGTTTGCTTTATAAAACATTCCATTAAATCTGCCTCGAAAAATAAAACTCTACAACTGGAATTATGTAAAAAAAGAGCTATTGTTTTATCAAATAGAGTTTGAACCTTATGGTAAATTGGTGTGGATGCTATTAATGTCACTGCACTGTCCCCAGTCTGTCAGAACAAAGGTGGCGATGGTTGTTTccaataatacacacacactcatggacaTTTCGCTTATTTAGTGCAGCTCTTggattgtgtgagtgtgtgtgtgtgtgtgtgtgtgtgaaatgaatCATTACAGTATCACGGTATATCATATCAGTGCAGATTCGTAAACATTGATAATATATATTATTGCTAAACTTAAACAGTCATCCTTCATCTGCATTTATGCACACCTATTATGCTATTATGTcaaagataaacacacacctgggcGTGTAACTAAAATGTGAATAAGAGAGCACATAACGTTAGACGACTTCAATGCCACAACACAACCTGATCATAATCCCACATTGCAAACAGCTAACAAGCATAAGCAGGAACATCAGAAACAGTTAACATCTGATTAAACTCACATTCTCATAGATGCACATGTGAATTCAAATAACAAACTGCAGGCTCAGGAAAGTCTCAAGGTCTTCTGTTGACTCAGAACAGAACCGAATTCATCCAAAGAGCTAACTTATGATCAGTGAATGTGTTGGACAGACGATTGAAACATAACCTTCTGAACAGGAATCACATTGTGGCAAATATGATTTAGCTTATTAACCATCTTAGTCGACGAATTGTTGCAATTTCTCAGAAAAAAAAGTACCAATATACTTTTTTTAAGGCTCCATGTATGTAGTGTTGCGTGATTGCTGGTGCAGTGAtcatcctgtttgtgtttaaaaccTGACGACACACAAGGCGGCGGGTTGTTCTCTCTTTCACCACTGGAGGGCGCTCTCGTTGAGCCCAGGCAACTTTGGTTTTACCATGGTAACCGTCCAACGCCCTCTGTGCTGAAGGGTCTGGAGCCgaagcagaaaaaaatattGAACCAATCAATGTCCAGTATTCCCTCTAAATATAAACTGTGCTAAAACTGAAGTTTTTGTGTAAATTTCAACACGTATTATACACACATGGCTAAGATATGAGATACCTGATGCAAGGTTTAGGCCTTCAGACCAAAACCACGCGCAACACTGAGGACATCATCTCTGGTCAGGTAGCATCCACAGAGCTGCCTCAAGCCCGTGAACGCCTCCCTCCCGTGCAAGACACGCCAGTTATCTATAAAAATCACCTAAAAACGACAAGAGGTGTTGTAGTTGTCGAAGAATTTGGACAAAGGAGTTAGCATTGCGTCAGATTTCTTACCATTCCTGGCGTCAGCTTCACCCACAACTCGTTCTCTGGCCGACACAGCTCCGTCGTCAGCTGCCGATGTGCTGCGTACCATCGCTGAACCAGCTCGTGGGGGATCGTGTTTATCGCTGCTCGGTCATAGTTGTTGTATCTGGTGGAATTTAAAATGGATTATTACACGTATtggtgatttttaaaaacaacatcacAGCTTAAACCACAGAGCAACTGACACAGTCTTTGCTTTACACAGCATAGAATCCCAATGTTTATCTCAGGAATTTACCTAATCTGGTAAACTTCACGGTTCCAAGGATAGACGCTGAGCACAGGGCCCATGCTTGAAATGTGGTTTTTGTGAGTTTCGGACACTTCAATGTACTCATGTCTGATCGGCACACGTGTGAGCAGCTCAAAGTTTTCAGGAGAACGCTCCCGTAATTTCTCTGCAGCATAAAAGCCATCCACCAGCAGCGTCCTCCCCCCTGTACCCTCATGCTTGAGGCAGTGGAAAACTTGTATTCTGtaacatatatttaaaaaaaaaaaaaaaaagactataaTTTAACAGTCAACTAAGTCATATTTGGTGacaaaaatgctaaaatattttGTGGGGTTTGTTTTCCACAATAGAATTCAGCATAATGTCCACAAAAGGCAGTTTCTGAATATGGATATTAGACACTTTGGGCATTGTGCACTTACCCACATGGTTCATGAAAGTAGGACGTGTCTGTGTGCCGATCTAAAGCCATGTTAGTGTATGCTGTGTCTCCTCTGGACAGATCTGAAGTAAAACACCACATTTTCCCATATGTCGTCTCCCTGTGGAACAGTTCACACATAAACAAATGTAAGGTAGAAGTGAGGGGAGGGACAATTGCTGTGCAGCATAAAAGCATGAATGTACCTGATAAGACTGACTCTCTGGCTCACAGCTTCCGTGGCTTCAACTGTCGCCGGGACGTCATCTACAAAAGCAATTCCGTACAGCAGATAGTTTTGAAGAAAAGTCTTTAATTCGTCATCGCTTTTCATAAACGTGTCCCATTTGGCCGAGGCGatatttgcattttcataaacGTCTTTATTCCAAAGGATGCGTGGCTGGACGGTCTTCCGCTTCACCTCCTGATAGCTGTTCTCCGTCAGCCACTTGAAGCTGTAGCTTGACACATGACCACCAGGCCCTTCCACATAAaaagaacacacaacacaacagttATCGAGTTGTATGTATGTTTTACAATCCAATGAATCATTTACTTTTTTGATTCAAATGGCTAACCTTCTTACATCAACAGTGCAGCATTTTCCATTTTAACAGAAGGGCCGCGGAGACTTTGAGAATTTGAACCACCCTAAATATTGCATCTGAAAATCCTGGTAGAAGATGTCAAAGAAATGCCCAAAGAATGACGAAAGTGTTGATAAATGTATGATAGAAGGAAACTTCAtagaaaattgtgtttttatgttaTTCTAATATGAAAATAGTTATAAGAAAGAACCCTCTGCTTAAAAGCTGAACTGTGTACTGCTCACAAACTCTTCTTtacattgtgtttttgttgggatTTTGTCCATTAGTTACACTGTATTTTTTAGAAGAAATATGTAACGTTACAAAGAAATATCGGATATTGTTTaccatgtgtgtgttcctattTTAATCTAGTCTACTCAATTAAATGCATAATAAATGACAAGATTTAGACTTACAAGTGATAACCAGCCTGTCCTCTTCCACACTGGCACTCTGGGGGCGGATAGCCAGGTCTATGGCCGCGGTGTCCAGGCTCCTCTGATGGGTCACGGAGTTGTAGGAATCGCAGCAGTGGTCCCGGAGCCACACATAGCTAACATGCATCTGCTGCTCTTCGTGGTTTACAACTGGCAATTACATTGCATTTACCTCCAATTAGGCTAATCGCAGGTTTCCActgacacccccctccccacacgaAAATAGCAAAAATGTGCACGAACTCACCAAGACAGTCATGCAGTAACTGTATGCTTGTGCAGTGAGCGCGCTTCTCTGTCTGCCCTGAAGCGCTTGTCATCATCTTTGAAGGTTTTACCATCCTCAACACTCTTCGTATATTTCCGAGCATTGTTGCCAAGGCACGAGTGACTGAAGCGTTTCGAATTGATCAATTAGACCAAAGCAACTTTAAGAGAGGACAAATAGTTTTGCAGGCTTTGCTCTTGCGCAGATATAAAACACAGTCATAAACCACACCCGGAACTGAAATACGAGTTAAGTTTTCACCGTGCAGTTTATAGGCAGGTTGTCCCAATTACGTCACAGCTCCGACGTACAAGGTGACTTTATTTAGGCACAAACATGCAACTCACCAAAATACAACTTTTTAAAGCAAACGTGAGCGGTCATGTTTATTATACCTGGTTAGGATTATTATCTGAGCACTTACGGAATTTTATTACAGTTTAAGgtcaaaacaataataataaaatgaaaagaaaatcataTATTCTAGAACAAGTGATGCGATTACGATGTTATATTTGCAATAGTTAATTTTTTAAACTATTCTGTTTTTTACTAATAAATTTTGATGAGAAATCACCACGCTAATGTAATCTTCCATCggcatttaaataaaagttaagTCATCATTATATCTTATTTGCAGCTTATTGAACGAACCTGAAAGACTTTTCAAATGAAGCacaatttttcctgttttctgccttacattcatttttaattaaaataaattgtaaTACTGAATTTTTATGATAGCACCAGAATTTTGGTTTGATTTTGCATTTCCTCATTTTAAAAACCAGGAGGGATTTTGACAATTAAATGTGGGCTCACATTTCAATGTTAATTTTACCTGAAAGTTAGAAACTAACCTCTGATACTCCACATACTTAGAATCCATGCAGAGCACAAAGATTTGTGGACCTCCCTTGAGCCACTGTCGTCATGCTTCATATGTTAGAGCCATTAGTTCCACATTCTCAACATCCTAGTTTCTTTCTCCATAAGAGCATTAGTGGAAATGAATTGTTGTCTTCCACTTGACCCTCAGCATCTGAAAAGGCaagatcgatggatggatgagaaaaTCGCAATTTTAGAGGTCAGGAAAActtagaataaaaacacatacaTGCAAATCAACAATAAACTTTCTGTGGCAAATAGCAATAGGTATAACATTTACTATAAGTAATTTATAAATATAACTGTACTATATAACTATGGGTTATGGGGACATATATTTAGAGTTTATCTTTCCAGCAGGTCAGGGGCTATCCTGAGGAATCATAACACTAGAAGAAGTTAATGCAGGCTGTGGGGGATAAACACCAAGCTTAAGTTTTAATTTGAACCTCCTGACAGACTTTGTATTTTGGACTGTTTGGATGAGGCAAATTGTCCTTTAACCAGAGAAACGACCGATAAAACTGTAGCGACAGTTTCAGTTGCAAAATGGAGACATTTAGATTTCATTCAAAGATGAATGTCAAAAGGTTAAGTCCTGTCCAAAAGGTGCCGTGTTTGTGGACCATGCTGACTCCCCCTGGAGCACACTCCGAAAAGTGACCTAGAACTGGCtactgctgatggccggctgggctTACTGCTGCCAAACCGGCTCTGGGCTGTACTGGTTGAATTTCACATCTGCTGATGGATGCTGATGCGTTTCCGACTGATATAGCTCTGTGTTTAAATGCCACTCAGATAGTCTGCGGCTTGAAAGCTTCCTAAACTGATCTGCAGGGAGCAGCAGTTCCACTTCCTGGGTCGCTAGAAAAGTCCAGCTGAAAAGCGCTGCGGTAATGACACATTCAATTGCTGTTGGAATATCGAAAATTCCATGTTTGGCTGTCAGCACAGCGACTATGAAGAAATCACTGCAGGCTTCGTGTGGAGATACAGAGTTGGTTTCTACCATatataaaacagaaagaaagaaagatgcGTGCTAAAATCAGTGCATGACTTAAACCTGTATTTCAGAATTTACCGGCTCAGTTGACGGGAGTGTAAAGTTTCGGAGCTTTTATCCCGTCCTTGAAGACACCATGAGCCCGCCCCTCAGCAGCAGTCCGACGGCCCATGTTTACTTGCTTTGTCAGCGGTGTCCTCGCAGCACATACCTGCTGTTCCTCACCAAACCTTGGACTTTTATCTCCGAGAAGCATTAATCTTGCCTTATCAGCGCTTTTCTTCCTTTGTCGTGTCTTGTGAACCTTGAGCTGTGAGCACATCGAGTGcacagcttcttcttttttttttaattacaccCAGTTAACCCAGAAAGATGACGTTAAAATCCAATAAAAACGAACCTGCGCTCATACTGGACTCGGTCACCAGTGTGAGGACAGCCCTTTCCGACCTGTACCTGGAGCA
This window harbors:
- the tmlhe gene encoding trimethyllysine dioxygenase, mitochondrial; this translates as MLGNIRRVLRMVKPSKMMTSASGQTEKRAHCTSIQLLHDCLVVNHEEQQMHVSYVWLRDHCCDSYNSVTHQRSLDTAAIDLAIRPQSASVEEDRLVITWPGGHVSSYSFKWLTENSYQEVKRKTVQPRILWNKDVYENANIASAKWDTFMKSDDELKTFLQNYLLYGIAFVDDVPATVEATEAVSQRVSLIRETTYGKMWCFTSDLSRGDTAYTNMALDRHTDTSYFHEPCGIQVFHCLKHEGTGGRTLLVDGFYAAEKLRERSPENFELLTRVPIRHEYIEVSETHKNHISSMGPVLSVYPWNREVYQIRYNNYDRAAINTIPHELVQRWYAAHRQLTTELCRPENELWVKLTPGMVIFIDNWRVLHGREAFTGLRQLCGCYLTRDDVLSVARGFGLKA